In the genome of Chryseobacterium sp. 52, the window TCTAATTTCCGTACTCAGATGACTTTAGATGAATTATTTAAAAAGAAAAACCTTTCAGGGATTTCAGGAATCGATACCAGAAGACTGACCAGAATTCTACGTAATTATGGAGTGGTAAAAGGAAAGATCGTAAATGCTGATGCTGATGAAAATGCAGTAATCGCAGAATTAAAATCTACAACTTTCCCAACCAATCAGGTAGAAATGGTTTCTACAAAAATTTCGTATGCCAATCCGGGAAGAGGATTAAAAGTAGTCCTGGTAGATTTTGGTTCCAAGTTGGGAATTATCAGAGAATTATCACAAAGAAACTGTGATATCACTGTGGTTTCACAGGACACAACAGCAGAAGACATCCTACTGATGGATCCGGACGGAATTATGTTGTCAAATGGTCCTGGTGACCCGGAAGATAACCCTCAGGCATTGGAAATGATCCGCGGATTATTAGGGAAAGTTCCGATCTTCGGAATCTGTTTGGGACACCAGCTAATCGGTTTGGCTTGTGGTGCAAAAACTTTCAAACTGAAATTTGGTCACAGAGGAGGAAACCACCCTGTTTTAGATTTAGAAAAGAACAAGGTAGCTATTACATCTCAAAACCACGGATATGCAGTAGATCAGGAAAGTCTTAAAGATACTGACCTTGTTGAAACCCACATCGCATTGAATGACAGAACCAACGAAGGTCTGAAACACAAGATCCACCCTTGCTTCTCCGTTCAGTATCACCCTGAAGCAAGCCCTGGACCGGAAGACGCAAATTATTTGTTTGACGATTTCATTCAGTTGATGGAAGATTTTAAGAAGTAAGAACCAGGAATCAAGACACAAGAACCAAGATTAATAGAGTATAGATGCATAATTTTGAGAAACTACTTTTCTGGCAGAAATCCATTGTATTGGCAAAAAATGTTTACATTATTTGTAAGGAGATCAGTAATGATGAAAAGTATGGTTTAATTTCTCAAATTAAAAGATCTGTAGTTTCTATTCCTTCGAATATTGCAGAAGGTTCTGGTAGAAATGGAAGTAAAGAATTTAATTACTTTCTGGCAATCGCTCTAGGTTCTGCTTTTGAACTGCAGACACAGCTGATTTTGGTTAAAGAATTACATCTTTTACCAGAAGAGAAAATTAATCTTTTACTAAGTGAAGTTTCTGAAATTCAGAGAATGATTTATTCATTTAAAAATAATTTAAAATAAAAGTCCGGAATCTTGGCTCTCGGCTCTAGAATCTTGACTCTATAATAAAAAGAAAAATGGCAAAACGTACAGATATAAAAACAATTTTAGTAATCGGTTCAGGACCTATCATTATTGGTCAGGCAGCTGAATTTGATTACGCAGGAACGCAGGCTTGCTTATCTTTGAGAGAAGAAGGCTACAAAGTGATTTTGATCAACTCGAACCCTGCAACCATTATGACGGATGTGGAAATCGCTGATAAAGTATATATCGAGCCGATCTCCCTTCAGTTTGTAAGCCACATCATCAGAAAAGAACGTCCTGATGCGCTATTACCTACACTTGGAGGCCAGACAGGTCTGAATATGGCAGTTGAACTGGAAAAATCGGGAATACTGGAAGAATGTAAGGTAGAAGTGCTGGGAACGACACTTTCTGCCATCAACAGAGCGGAAGACAGAGACCTTTTTCGTGAATTGATGAGAGAATTGAATGAACCGGTTCCGGAATCAGACATTGTCAATACAGTAGAAGGAGCGATCCGTTTTGCTGAGGAAATCGGATATCCTGTCATTGTTCGTCCTGCCTTTACCATGGGGGGAACAGGAGGAGGTATCGCCTCTACAGAAGCTGAGCTGAAAGAGATTGCTGAATTAGGACTGAAGTATAGTCCTGTTACCCAGTGTCTTATCGAAAGATCAATTGCAGGTTTCAAAGAAATTGAATACGAAGTAATGCGTGATGCAAACGACAACGCCATCGTTGTTTGTAACATGGAAAATATAGATCCGGTAGGAGTTCACACAGGAGATTCTATTGTGGTAGCCCCTTCTCAGACGCTTTCAGACAGAGAGTATCAGTTATTGAGAAACGCTTCCTTAAAAATCATCAGAGCCCTGGGAATTGAAGGCGGATGTAACGTACAGTTAGCATTAGACCCGGATTCATTCAACTACTATATCATCGAAGTAAACCCTAGAGTTTCCCGTTCATCAGCACTGGCAAGTAAAGCAACAGGATATCCGATTGCTAAAATTGCAGCGAAGATTGCTGTAGGATTAACATTGGATGAAATTATGAATCCGGTGACAGGGAAAACATACGCATGTTTTGAACCCGCTCTTGATTATGTGGTAACAAAATTCCCAAGATTCCCATTCGATAAATTCGAAACAGCAGACAGAAGATTGTCTACACAGATGAAGGCAACGGGAGAGGTAATGGCTATCGGAAGAAATTTCGAAGAATCATTGCAGAAAGCCGTTCGTTCTCTGGAAACAGGATTAAGACATTTAGGATTAAAAACGAAGCAGGCTGCAGCGTTAACAGCTGAAGATATTGAAAGAAGAATCAGAGTCTGTGATGACGAAAGATTATTCATTATCTGTGATGCTTTAAGAAGAGGTTACGACTGGGAACAGATCGTAGAATGGAGTAAGATTGATAAATTCTTCATCTGGAAATTAAAAAAACTGGTTGATTTCGAAAAGGTAATTGCGGATAACAAATTCGATAAAGAGACTTTAATTAAAGCTAAAAAATTAGGTTTCTCAGATCAGAATATCGCTCACTTATGGGAATCCAAGCAAAGAGAAGTTTATAATTTCAGAAAAGAAAACGGCGTAATCCCAGTTTACAAAATGGTAGACACTTGTGCTGCGGAATTTGAAAGTGAGACTCCTTATTTCTACGGAACTTACGAAGAAGAAAATGAAAGTGTAGTTACAGATAAACAAAAAGTAATTGTTTTAGGTTCAGGACCTATCAGAATCGGGCAGGGAGTTGAGTTTGATTACGCAACCGTTCATTCGGTTTGGGCAATCAAAGAGATGGGCTACGAAGCGATTATCATCAACAACAACCCTGAAACTGTTTCTACAGACTTCTCGATCTCAGATAAATTATACTTCGAACCTCTGACGGAAGAAGATGTAATGAGCATTATCGATCTTGAAAAACCAATGGGAGTTGTCGTACAGTTCGGAGGTCAGACTGCAATTAATCTGGCGGATA includes:
- a CDS encoding carbamoyl phosphate synthase small subunit, with protein sequence MKKKLILESGEVFHGEGFGAELETAGEVVFNTGMTGYQELISDPSYCGQIVCMTYPLIGNYGINRDDYESIEPAIKGLIVKEVCDLPSNFRTQMTLDELFKKKNLSGISGIDTRRLTRILRNYGVVKGKIVNADADENAVIAELKSTTFPTNQVEMVSTKISYANPGRGLKVVLVDFGSKLGIIRELSQRNCDITVVSQDTTAEDILLMDPDGIMLSNGPGDPEDNPQALEMIRGLLGKVPIFGICLGHQLIGLACGAKTFKLKFGHRGGNHPVLDLEKNKVAITSQNHGYAVDQESLKDTDLVETHIALNDRTNEGLKHKIHPCFSVQYHPEASPGPEDANYLFDDFIQLMEDFKK
- a CDS encoding four helix bundle protein, giving the protein MHNFEKLLFWQKSIVLAKNVYIICKEISNDEKYGLISQIKRSVVSIPSNIAEGSGRNGSKEFNYFLAIALGSAFELQTQLILVKELHLLPEEKINLLLSEVSEIQRMIYSFKNNLK
- the carB gene encoding carbamoyl-phosphate synthase large subunit produces the protein MAKRTDIKTILVIGSGPIIIGQAAEFDYAGTQACLSLREEGYKVILINSNPATIMTDVEIADKVYIEPISLQFVSHIIRKERPDALLPTLGGQTGLNMAVELEKSGILEECKVEVLGTTLSAINRAEDRDLFRELMRELNEPVPESDIVNTVEGAIRFAEEIGYPVIVRPAFTMGGTGGGIASTEAELKEIAELGLKYSPVTQCLIERSIAGFKEIEYEVMRDANDNAIVVCNMENIDPVGVHTGDSIVVAPSQTLSDREYQLLRNASLKIIRALGIEGGCNVQLALDPDSFNYYIIEVNPRVSRSSALASKATGYPIAKIAAKIAVGLTLDEIMNPVTGKTYACFEPALDYVVTKFPRFPFDKFETADRRLSTQMKATGEVMAIGRNFEESLQKAVRSLETGLRHLGLKTKQAAALTAEDIERRIRVCDDERLFIICDALRRGYDWEQIVEWSKIDKFFIWKLKKLVDFEKVIADNKFDKETLIKAKKLGFSDQNIAHLWESKQREVYNFRKENGVIPVYKMVDTCAAEFESETPYFYGTYEEENESVVTDKQKVIVLGSGPIRIGQGVEFDYATVHSVWAIKEMGYEAIIINNNPETVSTDFSISDKLYFEPLTEEDVMSIIDLEKPMGVVVQFGGQTAINLADKLASYGVKILGTSLEDLDRAENRDKFEKALQEMGIPQPLGKTSTSKEEAIKIANEIGYPVLVRPSYVLGGRAMEIVYEEKELAHYMEFAVEASPDQPVLIDRYITGKEVEVDAICDGETVIIPGIMEHIERAGVHSGDSIAVYPPQNVSPEEINTLVDYTQRLAKGLNVIGLMNIQYVLFEGNVYVIEVNPRSSRTVPFLSKITDVPMANLATKAILGQKLKDLGYKNGLVPNKEGVFVKVPVFSFSKLTKVDISLGPEMKSTGEVMGKDTTLEKALYKGLIAAGRKVPMHGSILFTVADKHKQEAADLAARFHEVGFRIWATEGTAKFFSEQGIPCKIGYKIGEDDVNLIDLIQKGKVQYVVNTMTKGKQVERDGFQIRRMSVENGVPCLTSMDTVEAILKVIESMTFKMETM